From Deinococcus multiflagellatus, a single genomic window includes:
- a CDS encoding ZIP family metal transporter: MSAPAVGGGRWASLWGLALVPLLLLGAVLAYLVATGGGMKALQGPPVEQVKIGRVTLPERGVIQVQVVNDGPQAVTLPQVMVDDAFWSFTARPAGAIPRLGTATLTIPYPWVEGEAHKVALLSSLGTVFEAEIPVATLTPQPGRDLFVRFGLVGLYVGVIPVLLGMLWFPWMRRLSARAMNFILALTVGLLVYLAVGTYLDAQEFAAALPAFWQGTPAVLLIALLTLGVLLALGGKRRPEEAPLGLSYRIATGIGLHNLGEGLAIGAAFALGEAALGTFLILGFTLHNITEGVGIVAPVVRQKPKLSQFALLALIAGGPAILGTWLGGFAFNPVLATIFLAVGVGAIVQVVWEVGRLVARNTAALGAPLVGWSTLGGFTVGVALMYFTAFFVKF, from the coding sequence GTGAGTGCGCCGGCCGTGGGGGGCGGCCGCTGGGCCAGCCTCTGGGGTCTGGCACTTGTTCCTTTGCTGCTGCTTGGGGCGGTGCTCGCGTATCTGGTCGCCACAGGCGGCGGCATGAAGGCCCTTCAGGGTCCACCTGTCGAGCAGGTCAAGATTGGCCGCGTCACCCTGCCTGAGCGCGGCGTCATCCAGGTGCAGGTGGTCAATGACGGTCCGCAGGCGGTCACCCTGCCACAGGTGATGGTGGATGACGCGTTCTGGTCGTTTACCGCCAGGCCCGCTGGGGCCATTCCCCGCCTGGGCACTGCGACGCTGACCATTCCCTATCCCTGGGTCGAGGGCGAGGCGCATAAGGTGGCGCTGCTGAGCTCGCTGGGCACTGTGTTCGAGGCGGAGATTCCAGTGGCGACGTTGACCCCTCAGCCGGGGCGGGATCTGTTCGTGCGCTTTGGGCTGGTGGGGTTGTACGTGGGCGTGATCCCGGTGCTGCTGGGCATGCTGTGGTTTCCCTGGATGCGCCGCCTGAGTGCACGCGCCATGAACTTCATCCTAGCCCTGACGGTGGGCCTGCTGGTCTACCTCGCAGTGGGTACTTACCTGGACGCCCAGGAATTCGCGGCCGCGCTGCCCGCCTTCTGGCAGGGGACGCCGGCTGTGCTGCTGATCGCCCTGTTGACCCTGGGGGTGCTGCTGGCCCTGGGCGGCAAACGCCGGCCTGAGGAGGCGCCCCTGGGGCTGTCCTACCGCATCGCCACGGGAATTGGGCTGCACAACCTCGGGGAAGGCCTTGCCATTGGCGCAGCCTTTGCGCTGGGAGAAGCGGCGCTGGGCACCTTCCTGATTCTGGGGTTCACCCTACACAACATCACCGAAGGTGTGGGTATCGTGGCGCCGGTGGTGCGCCAGAAGCCAAAACTGAGCCAGTTTGCCCTGCTGGCGCTGATCGCTGGTGGACCCGCCATCCTGGGCACCTGGCTGGGCGGCTTCGCGTTCAACCCGGTGTTGGCGACGATTTTCTTAGCTGTGGGGGTGGGCGCCATCGTGCAGGTGGTGTGGGAGGTGGGCCGCCTGGTGGCGCGCAACACGGCGGCCCTGGGTGCACCCCTGGTGGGCTGGTCCACCCTGGGCGGCTTTACGGTCGGGGTCGCCCTGATGTACTTCACCGCCTTCTTCGTCAAGTTTTAA
- a CDS encoding RES family NAD+ phosphorylase → MTLTLHRVSKLQYATQPLLTDHGFGAAKFGGRYNSADPALEVDRRIIYASDTLGQALLEVIVHVDSDVLQRVPHGHVTLAVDPDAIAELPASALPAHWNAHPLSPATQMIGDEWYDLGSSPVLRVPSVILPLTVYGPGQANYLINARHPEIASAVQLLRCEPLSVDPRLKGQ, encoded by the coding sequence GTGACCCTGACCCTCCACCGCGTCAGTAAATTGCAGTACGCCACCCAACCCCTTCTCACCGACCATGGCTTCGGCGCCGCGAAATTCGGCGGCCGCTATAACAGTGCCGACCCCGCGCTTGAGGTCGACCGGCGCATCATTTACGCCAGCGACACCCTGGGGCAAGCCCTGCTGGAAGTCATCGTGCATGTCGACAGTGACGTGCTTCAGCGTGTGCCCCACGGGCATGTCACGCTCGCCGTGGATCCTGACGCCATCGCCGAGCTGCCCGCGTCTGCGCTGCCTGCACACTGGAATGCCCACCCTCTGAGCCCGGCCACGCAGATGATTGGGGACGAGTGGTATGACCTGGGCAGTTCACCCGTGCTGCGGGTGCCTTCGGTCATCCTGCCCCTGACGGTCTATGGTCCTGGGCAGGCGAATTACCTCATCAATGCGCGGCATCCGGAGATTGCCTCGGCGGTTCAGCTGCTTCGCTGCGAGCCCCTGAGCGTTGATCCCCGGCTGAAAGGCCAGTAG
- the parS gene encoding type II RES/Xre toxin-antitoxin system antitoxin has protein sequence MTQTFTPTRIPPALPGTSLLGLKATNLLDLGEAVHAGLTPATVERLGKYIGLSLAETLSLLGLSSSTYHSYRRAGRALSADVSTHLYHLARVTEAAERYFEHKDAAHAWLQTPRATFGHRTPLQFALLPEGAEYVTTVLSRLEHGVYT, from the coding sequence ATGACACAGACGTTTACGCCCACCCGCATCCCCCCTGCACTGCCCGGAACTTCACTGCTCGGGCTGAAGGCCACCAACCTCTTGGATCTTGGTGAAGCGGTTCATGCTGGCTTGACTCCGGCCACTGTCGAGCGGCTGGGCAAGTACATCGGGTTGAGCCTGGCCGAGACCCTGTCGCTGCTGGGGCTGAGCAGCAGCACGTACCACAGCTACCGGCGCGCCGGCCGCGCGCTCAGCGCGGACGTCAGCACGCACCTGTACCACCTGGCCCGGGTGACCGAAGCCGCTGAGCGGTACTTCGAGCACAAGGACGCCGCCCACGCCTGGCTGCAGACACCGCGCGCCACGTTTGGCCACCGCACCCCCCTTCAGTTTGCCCTTCTTCCCGAAGGCGCCGAGTACGTGACGACCGTGCTGAGCAGGCTTGAGCACGGAGTCTACACGTGA
- a CDS encoding metal-dependent transcriptional regulator — MPGHTFSPSVEDYLKQMYLLGQDSNVSTQALADAHGVNPASVTAMLRRLTERGLVSHVPYRGAHLTPAGVRAARDVLRRHTLLELYLHEALGYPLSEVHEEAERLEHVMSEGLEARVTEWLGHPAIDPHGDAIPGSDGHPATGSGRRLTDAPLAIMARIIQLPRQPQAAQALNAHALSAGVRVAVLARCPGLGTLTVQAEGAGQPVVLAETVARRICVTLT, encoded by the coding sequence ATGCCCGGGCACACCTTCTCCCCGTCCGTGGAGGACTATCTCAAGCAGATGTACCTGCTCGGGCAGGACAGCAATGTGTCCACCCAGGCCCTGGCCGATGCCCACGGCGTGAACCCGGCCAGCGTGACAGCCATGCTGCGCCGCCTCACCGAGCGGGGCCTGGTGAGTCACGTGCCCTACCGCGGCGCGCACCTCACCCCTGCAGGCGTGCGCGCCGCCCGCGACGTGCTGCGGCGCCACACGCTGCTGGAACTGTACCTGCATGAGGCCCTGGGCTACCCCCTCAGTGAAGTGCATGAGGAGGCCGAGCGTCTGGAGCACGTGATGAGTGAAGGGCTTGAAGCGCGGGTCACCGAGTGGCTGGGACATCCCGCCATTGATCCGCACGGTGACGCCATCCCGGGCAGTGACGGCCACCCAGCAACCGGGTCCGGACGTCGCCTCACAGACGCGCCACTGGCCATCATGGCCCGCATCATTCAGCTTCCCCGTCAGCCTCAGGCGGCGCAGGCCCTCAACGCCCACGCCCTGAGTGCAGGCGTCAGGGTCGCGGTGCTGGCGCGCTGTCCAGGCCTGGGCACCCTGACCGTTCAGGCAGAGGGCGCAGGCCAGCCCGTGGTCCTGGCTGAAACCGTGGCCCGCCGCATCTGTGTCACCCTCACGTAA
- a CDS encoding multicopper oxidase domain-containing protein, with protein MSWWRSLLSRRDVLRVGAGGAAALAGSVALGQRGSHPASHSGAAAASPAPTTSAHAGHGNNLMVGTVNHKRNGFDPMAMLTDWDWGKVSTLPNGQTLREYTMIAQDKEIEIAPGIFFPAWTYNGRVPGPTLRCTEGDRLRITFINQTIHAHTIHFHGVHSAEMDGVPGAGPGEIQPGGRFVYEFDAEPFGCHLYHCHATSLKRHIHKGMYGAFIVDPKGGRPPAREFVMVQNAFDTNFDGANEIYAVNTVGFEFARRPIPVQKGELVRIYLINILEFDLINSFHLHANFFNYYDTGTTLEPTSRIVDTIMQAQGQRGILEFKYKFTGNFMFHPHISEFTELGWMGSFQVVEPEAYPAALKAAGVDAGWDKRSLQGAAGGRS; from the coding sequence GTGAGCTGGTGGCGGTCCCTGCTGTCCCGGCGGGACGTGCTGCGGGTAGGGGCAGGCGGCGCCGCGGCCCTGGCGGGCAGCGTGGCGCTGGGGCAGCGTGGGTCGCACCCCGCTAGCCACAGTGGAGCCGCCGCGGCCAGCCCGGCGCCGACCACTTCCGCTCACGCCGGGCACGGCAACAACCTGATGGTCGGCACGGTCAACCACAAGCGCAACGGCTTTGACCCCATGGCGATGCTCACGGACTGGGACTGGGGCAAGGTCAGCACCCTCCCGAATGGCCAGACGCTGCGCGAGTACACCATGATCGCGCAGGACAAGGAGATCGAGATTGCCCCCGGCATCTTCTTCCCGGCCTGGACCTACAACGGCCGCGTGCCGGGGCCGACCCTGCGCTGCACGGAAGGCGACCGGCTGCGCATCACCTTTATCAACCAGACCATTCACGCGCACACCATCCACTTCCACGGCGTGCACTCGGCCGAGATGGACGGGGTACCGGGCGCCGGCCCTGGTGAAATTCAGCCCGGCGGGCGCTTCGTCTATGAGTTCGACGCCGAACCGTTTGGCTGCCACCTGTACCACTGCCACGCCACGAGCCTGAAACGGCATATCCACAAGGGCATGTACGGGGCCTTCATCGTGGATCCTAAAGGCGGGCGGCCGCCCGCGCGCGAGTTCGTGATGGTGCAAAACGCCTTTGACACCAACTTCGACGGGGCCAATGAGATCTACGCGGTGAACACGGTGGGCTTCGAGTTCGCGCGGCGGCCCATTCCCGTCCAGAAGGGCGAACTGGTCCGCATCTACCTGATCAACATCCTGGAATTTGACCTGATCAACTCGTTTCACCTGCACGCGAACTTCTTCAATTACTACGACACCGGCACGACCTTGGAGCCCACCAGCCGCATCGTGGACACCATCATGCAGGCCCAGGGCCAGCGCGGGATCCTGGAATTCAAGTACAAATTCACGGGCAACTTCATGTTCCACCCGCACATCAGCGAGTTCACCGAACTCGGCTGGATGGGCTCGTTTCAGGTGGTCGAGCCAGAGGCCTATCCGGCGGCCCTGAAGGCGGCTGGCGTCGATGCCGGGTGGGACAAGCGCAGCCTACAGGGCGCTGCAGGAGGACGGTCGTGA